The following nucleotide sequence is from Raphanus sativus cultivar WK10039 unplaced genomic scaffold, ASM80110v3 Scaffold3091, whole genome shotgun sequence.
TCGATAAATCTTtattcagctttaataagatatatctaagatattaaatatcaaatataaaattggcaattttttcaaaaaaaaataatataaaattgacaAAAAGAAGATTcgaattaactttttttttcaattattattaatcTTTTACCTTTATCTTCTTGTCTTCCCTAACATCTCATCTTTGACGGTAGGTAGATCTGAAACGAAGAATCCCTTTATCATCATCTGTTTGACGTCCTCCGCCGGTTCGTATTCAATTCAAAACGAAAAGGTTGAAGCTATAAACCCtcttttagtttggttttgttcTTTTCCATTGTGGAGTACCATTGATGTGAATTGTACAACTTCTCTGTGTTCTATGTTTTCTCCATGTTGGTTTACTCTGTTTTCTCCATCATATGGTAGTTTACTCTGTTTCTTACAATCGCTCAAAGTGTCATTCTTTTGAGCTTCCAATCTCTTATAGATAGTTTGAGTTTGATGTAACTTTTGAAAGTGGAGACTTGTTCTTTCTTTATGGAAGCCAACAAGTTCACTCTGTTTTCTCCAACTGGTTTACTCTGTTTTCTCCATATTGTTTACTCTGTTTCTTACAAGCTTTCAAAGTGTCATTCTTTTGAGCTTTGATGAAACTGTTGTAGCTCGAATCCATCAAGCTTTTAATCCCTTGCACCTTTTTTATCATCTATGGTCTTTGTTCCTCATATTTTGAGAGCTCACTTCATATGTTTCAGGCAGAAGGAGGCTGGGTTGTGAGTGTCTATATGGAAGCCAACAGTGAGTTGAGAGATGCAATCAGCTGGCTTCCTGACGAGGTCCTGGGAAAGATCTTGTCCTTACTTCCAACCAAACTTGCTGCTTCAACATCTGTTCTTGCTAAAAAGTGGAGGAATGTGTTTAGATTAGTGCACACTCTTGATTTCGATGATTCTGATTTGGTGAAACCTGAAGAGGGTAAAGAAGAGTGGCCCGTGATCCGGGAGAGCTTCAGGAATTTTGTGGACAGAACACTGGCTTTGCAATGCGGTTCTCCTATCAATAACTTCTCTCTCAAGTTTCGCATTCACGACGTGGACGTGAAGAGGGAAATGGCTCATGCGTCCGGCTGGATATGTAATGCACTAGAGCGTGGTGTTTTGGAGATGAGCCTGAGTTTCAAAAGGAAGTATAAACACCTTTTTCTACCCTCTGAGCTCTTAACGAGCAAGACGCTGGTTAAGCTGTCACTGGGAACACAAATTTATCTTGGGGAGTTTCCTCCAAATGTGTCTCTTCCAGCGCTCAAGAGTCTCTTCATCGACACTATTGTTTTTGGACGTGACGATCTGTGTGGTGTGCTTCTTCGTGGATGTCCATTGCTGGAGGAGTTATATGTACGTCACCGCGAGTGTGAAGGAGCCCCATTCTACATATCTAATCCGACCATTAAGAAGCTATCAGTTTACTATGAGTTTCAGTTTGCAAGGTGGGATGGTATGACACTTGACGCCCCAAGTCTTGTGTCCCTTAACTACCGCGATTTTGCGTTAGAGGAGTACACATATGTGAACTTGGCTTCCCTTGTGGAAGCTAGGCTAGATATTCGTTACTCTAAAACGATCAAAGATCCGGATCTGTCGGGTCTCATTATAGGGATAAGCAACGTCGAGATCCTGCATCTTTCTCCCGCTTCTGCTGATGTAAGTAGTcttctttgtgtttttttttttcacttgaGACCAGTTCTTATATGTGGGTGTGTTTCAGGTGATTTCTCGATGTGTTGAAGATGGACGACTAGTTTTACCGGTGTTCAAGAATCTAGTTAACTTATCTTTTGGGAGTTACAACGAACAAAATTGGAAACTGCTGCCATATCTGCTTAAGCAGTCTCCAAAGGTTGAAACACTGATCAtccaggtatatatatatttttttactaataagcAAAACACTCTATATTATCTTATctatagagagagagacttgTACTTAGTCGTTGCATGCATGCATGCTCCTCCAGGGTCTGGAAGATGGTGGTTACACAGGCAATGTTACTATTGGTCAGTTCCAAGTCAAGGAGCTGCATGTTGTTGGTTATAAAGGAACTGCTAAAGAGCTTCTACACTTGAAGAGTTTGCTTGCGGGAACTGAATGCATCCCACGAGTGCGAGTGGTGTTCCCTGAAGATGTTGTGGTCGATGCTGCCACAATTTTTCAAACCCGTAGGGATCTTTTTACCCTTGTTG
It contains:
- the LOC130506302 gene encoding F-box/LRR-repeat protein At3g60040-like; the encoded protein is MEANSELRDAISWLPDEVLGKILSLLPTKLAASTSVLAKKWRNVFRLVHTLDFDDSDLVKPEEGKEEWPVIRESFRNFVDRTLALQCGSPINNFSLKFRIHDVDVKREMAHASGWICNALERGVLEMSLSFKRKYKHLFLPSELLTSKTLVKLSLGTQIYLGEFPPNVSLPALKSLFIDTIVFGRDDLCGVLLRGCPLLEELYVRHRECEGAPFYISNPTIKKLSVYYEFQFARWDGMTLDAPSLVSLNYRDFALEEYTYVNLASLVEARLDIRYSKTIKDPDLSGLIIGISNVEILHLSPASADVISRCVEDGRLVLPVFKNLVNLSFGSYNEQNWKLLPYLLKQSPKVETLIIQGLEDGGYTGNVTIGQFQVKELHVVGYKGTAKELLHLKSLLAGTECIPRVRVVFPEDVVVDAATIFQTRRDLFTLVGVVSTEIVYFD